The Ostrea edulis chromosome 1, xbOstEdul1.1, whole genome shotgun sequence genomic sequence aagaaataatgttcaatttccttctctaagtgcaatatcacaagaatgatgttttgatcagttttaaggtatttgagattttaagtctatcgggtatttagtgcgttcattaaaacggcagcttttgtcaacagttgatgtggctgaggaaaaataagtcgtgtaatgtctacacgaagaacatcgTGTAAGTTTAAGACTGACCTGGGAATCTGCTACACTGACCTTTTAATAATACATACTATAGGTGACAGAGACACCATATAGAAATTGTATGATGTGTAAGTGACCTTTCATGAGGGGATCTGACAGATGCTAGACTGACCTTTTAATGATACATACTATATGTGACATAGACACCATATAGAAATTGTATGGTGTATAAGTGATATTTCATGAGGGGATCTGTTAGACTGACCTGGGAATCTGCTAGACTGACCTTATAATAATACATACTATAGGTGACAGATATTATATGTAAATTGTAATGTGTAAAGTATAATGGTGTATAAGTGACCTCCATGTCGCTCCATGTAGCATTCATTTAAAGTATATAGTTTTACCTTGAGGAGAGACTCCCtcctttctttcatttcattcTTCTTCTTTTGGTGTTTGTCTTTCCCAAAAATACAGTGTCTTTCGCACCTTGCCAGAATAACGAATGGTGTTCCATCATAAGGGACAATACAGGGATCTCCTAAATCACTAAAGCGAACCCGAGACTTCTCGTTAATAACTGCAAAGACAATCAATACTTGAAAGAACAACTGTAGATTTCTATACAGAtcctttttaaaacaaaaacacattttcatttgaattattGCTTGATCAAAATTAATAGTTCTGAATTAGACTGTCTATGAATGCTATTACTACTCCATTTCACAATAAATTAACATGTCTGATGTATATGAAGGCCCTATTTTCCAGgaggagagaaggaattaaaaaaaaaatatcctgttAAAAAAGAACCCTctgaatttgttttcataaagaTGCCGATGCGTTTCGGCAATTTATACATCATAATGATTTAGACTACACGCCCTGCAAGTAGCAGTATATTAATCAATTAAGAGgatgcatattttttatttaattttccaCAATCTGGAAGacaagctcctggattttacagattttatagggcttgatatatgtctcctatgtagtcatttttactatttttagTCACCTttaatgaggtgaaattaataaaataacacaaattttaagggttttttttgggggggggggggatatataaattctctcagtaaaagtaacttgtcagataattacgTCGACTTGTCAATTCTTTATGTTGCCTTGTCAGATCTTTTTTGTTGTCTTGTCacttatgagatatcttataaaacatataaggtaTCTTTTATGCTtgataagacatcttataaaaaataaatttatatttaaagagatcttctattttttataagatatctcataaactttataagatatcttgtttgatatataagatattttataaactttatgagtttataagatatcttatgagatatcttatacactgtaaactatatgagatatcttataaaatttattacatATCTTACTGAAAATATATAAGACATCtcataaattatataagatatctttttaGAGGAATAAATATGAATATGGCTTGCCAtacgcaataattcagaattgaagatatcattaattattttgaagtcatcgttaattgaattgttgcgcgcatcaaataaattgaagataaacaataaatcaaaagatcttATCATTGATTTCTCCTAGTGGA encodes the following:
- the LOC130047530 gene encoding uncharacterized protein LOC130047530, whose protein sequence is MNMERWKTLWTPVSEDGLCGWVRTFEEAENVRKAYEVETSITYVSGEKEAHFGRPEIVINEKSRVRFSDLGDPCIVPYDGTPFVILARCERHCIFGKDKHQKKKNEMKERRESLLKVKLYTLNECYMERHGGHLYTIILYTLQFTYNICHL